From one Thermomicrobiales bacterium genomic stretch:
- a CDS encoding ATP-dependent helicase — translation MSAAHLEKLNDNQRAAVLHGIDLPDGGIGGPLLIIAGAGSGKTNTLAHRVAQLVISGADPRRILLMTFSRRAAAEMGKRVERICAKALGDKAGIMADGLAWSGTFHGIGARLLREYAIEFGLDPQFTIHDREDSADLMNLARHDLGFSKTENRFPSKGTCLSIYSRTVNAEAPLDEILGANFPWCAAWEKELKELFAAYVEAKQIQNVLDYDDLLLYWAQTMGDPVLADEIGGRWDHVLVDEYQDTNRLQSSILMALKLGGRGLTVVGDDAQAIYSFRAATVRNILDFPNEFSPKADVITLDRNYRSTQPILAAANGVIGLAQERYTKDLWTERASNEKPRLVTVRDEGDQARFVADEVLDNREGGMRLKDQAVLFRASHHSGPLEVELTRRNIPFVKFGGLKFLDSAHVKDMLAALRFAQNMRDRVAGFRLMQLLPGVGPASAQIALDAVSETADPVETLAALPAPPRAAADWPGLVSLIADLRTSNMGWPAEIGRIRSWYEPHLERIHEDFEMRRADLLQLEDIAAGYPSRERFLTELTLDPPDATSGQAGVPLLDEDYLVLSTIHSAKGQEWRSVFVLNTVDGCIPSDLGVGTTDEIEEERRLLYVAMTRAKDSLNLVVPQRFFTHGQSSTGDRHVYASRTRFIPAMLLQFFENRTWPVVAPGQASNAGPRQMRLDVGARMRGMWR, via the coding sequence ATGAGCGCAGCGCATCTGGAAAAATTGAATGACAATCAGCGGGCGGCGGTCCTGCACGGGATCGATCTGCCCGACGGGGGAATCGGCGGACCGCTTCTGATCATCGCCGGCGCGGGCTCCGGGAAAACCAATACACTCGCCCATCGTGTCGCCCAGCTCGTCATCTCCGGAGCCGATCCGCGCCGCATCCTCTTGATGACCTTTTCACGCCGCGCGGCCGCCGAAATGGGAAAGCGGGTCGAGCGGATCTGCGCGAAAGCGCTGGGAGACAAGGCGGGGATCATGGCGGACGGGCTTGCCTGGTCGGGCACGTTTCACGGGATCGGCGCGCGGTTGCTCAGGGAATATGCCATCGAGTTCGGCCTCGATCCGCAATTCACGATCCATGACCGCGAGGACTCGGCCGACCTGATGAACCTCGCCCGGCATGATCTCGGTTTCTCGAAGACGGAAAACCGGTTTCCGTCCAAGGGGACGTGCCTCTCCATCTATTCGCGCACCGTCAATGCCGAGGCGCCGCTGGATGAAATCCTCGGGGCGAACTTCCCGTGGTGTGCCGCGTGGGAAAAGGAGCTGAAGGAGCTGTTCGCGGCCTATGTCGAGGCCAAGCAGATCCAGAACGTCCTCGATTACGACGACCTGCTCTTGTACTGGGCGCAGACCATGGGCGATCCCGTGCTTGCCGATGAGATCGGCGGACGCTGGGATCATGTCCTGGTCGATGAATATCAGGATACGAACCGCCTTCAGTCCTCCATCCTGATGGCGCTCAAGCTCGGCGGTCGCGGCCTGACGGTCGTCGGCGACGACGCCCAGGCGATCTATTCGTTCCGCGCCGCCACGGTGCGCAACATCCTCGATTTCCCGAATGAGTTCTCGCCGAAGGCCGACGTGATCACGCTCGACCGCAATTACCGCTCGACACAGCCCATCCTCGCCGCCGCCAACGGTGTCATCGGTCTTGCGCAGGAACGCTACACGAAGGACCTCTGGACGGAGCGCGCCTCCAACGAAAAACCAAGACTGGTTACGGTCCGCGACGAAGGCGACCAGGCGCGCTTTGTCGCCGACGAGGTGCTCGACAATCGTGAAGGCGGCATGCGGCTGAAAGACCAGGCCGTCCTGTTCCGGGCGAGCCATCACAGCGGCCCGCTGGAAGTGGAGCTGACCCGCCGCAACATCCCCTTTGTGAAATTCGGCGGCCTGAAGTTCCTCGATTCCGCCCATGTGAAGGACATGCTGGCGGCGCTTCGGTTCGCCCAAAACATGCGTGATCGCGTGGCGGGCTTCCGCCTGATGCAGCTCCTGCCAGGCGTTGGCCCGGCGTCGGCGCAGATCGCCCTTGATGCGGTCAGCGAAACCGCCGACCCCGTTGAGACGCTCGCCGCCCTGCCCGCGCCGCCGCGTGCCGCGGCCGACTGGCCCGGGCTCGTTTCGTTGATCGCGGACCTCCGCACCTCCAACATGGGCTGGCCGGCCGAGATCGGGCGGATCAGGTCGTGGTATGAGCCGCATCTGGAACGCATCCACGAAGATTTCGAGATGCGACGCGCGGACCTCCTGCAGCTCGAGGACATCGCCGCCGGCTATCCGTCGCGCGAGCGGTTCCTGACCGAACTGACGCTCGATCCGCCGGATGCGACCTCCGGCCAGGCCGGGGTACCGCTGCTCGATGAGGATTATCTGGTCCTTTCCACCATCCATTCCGCCAAGGGCCAGGAATGGCGGTCGGTGTTCGTCCTCAATACCGTCGACGGCTGCATTCCGTCCGATCTGGGCGTCGGGACAACCGACGAGATCGAGGAAGAACGGCGCCTGCTCTATGTCGCGATGACGCGGGCGAAAGACAGTCTGAACCTGGTCGTCCCGCAGCGTTTCTTCACGCATGGACAGTCTTCGACCGGCGACCGGCATGTCTATGCCTCGCGGACACGGTTCATTCCCGCTATGTTGTTGCAGTTTTTCGAGAATAGGACCTGGCCGGTGGTCGCGCCGGGCCAAGCCAGTAATGCCGGACCGCGGCAGATGCGCCTCGATGTGGGCGCGCGCATGCGCGGGATGTGGCGCTAA
- a CDS encoding SOS response-associated peptidase, giving the protein MCNLYNLTTTRDAVVEFTKAMADKAGWNEPSLNVYPNTLAPIVRVGDDGNREIVSATWGMPTPPAFVKGKADRGVTNIRNVGSPHWRRWLGPTSRCVVPFTSFAEPDPASKVEGGRVPNAWFAQNPDRPLMFFAGFWTPWKGVRKVRDGEQEYELYGFLTTTPNEIVKPIHEKAMPAILTTPEEVDLWLTGEWADVKHLQRPLPGNMLVIVEPPANPKDDDLLL; this is encoded by the coding sequence TTGTGCAATCTCTATAATCTGACGACGACGCGGGACGCGGTTGTCGAGTTCACCAAGGCCATGGCCGACAAGGCCGGCTGGAACGAGCCCTCCTTGAACGTCTATCCGAACACGCTGGCGCCGATCGTGCGTGTTGGCGACGATGGCAATCGCGAGATCGTCAGCGCGACCTGGGGCATGCCGACGCCGCCGGCCTTCGTCAAAGGCAAGGCCGATCGCGGCGTCACCAATATCCGCAATGTCGGATCGCCACATTGGCGCCGTTGGCTCGGACCGACAAGCCGCTGTGTGGTCCCGTTCACGTCGTTCGCGGAGCCCGATCCCGCCAGCAAGGTGGAAGGCGGCCGCGTGCCGAATGCCTGGTTCGCGCAGAACCCCGACCGGCCGCTGATGTTCTTCGCCGGTTTCTGGACGCCCTGGAAGGGGGTGCGGAAGGTCCGTGATGGCGAACAGGAATATGAGCTCTATGGGTTTCTCACGACGACGCCGAACGAGATCGTCAAGCCCATCCACGAAAAGGCCATGCCGGCAATCCTGACGACACCGGAAGAGGTCGATCTCTGGCTCACCGGGGAATGGGCGGACGTCAAACATCTGCAGCGTCCGCTGCCCGGCAACATGCTGGTCATTGTGGAGCCACCGGCCAATCCCAAGGATGACGATCTGCTGCTCTGA
- the dinB gene encoding DNA polymerase IV produces the protein MLNDDEDRGGHERESEGIDAVVPVRKILHVDMDAFYASVEQRDNPELRGKPVAVGGSAARGVVAAASYEARAFGVRSALPSVTAKRRCPELIFVKPRFDVYRAVSAQIHEIFAEHTDLIEPLSLDEAYLDVTENKQEIEFATEIATIIRARIKEVTELNASAGISYCKFLAKLASDLNKPNGQAVITPKNGPAFVAELAVKKFHGVGPATAEKMQRLGIVTGADLREKSLTFLRDNFGKSGTWYYGISRGIDERPVQPDRQRKSIGAEDTFAADIFDLEAAKAELTPLAEKVWRHATNKQISGRTVTLKVKYADFQQITRSRTIGRTLQSEREIGELAGAMLTELFPVQKGIRLLGVTLSTLVDGAETAEDDQMSLL, from the coding sequence ATGTTGAATGATGACGAGGACAGAGGCGGGCATGAGCGGGAGAGCGAAGGGATCGACGCCGTCGTCCCGGTCCGCAAGATACTGCACGTCGACATGGATGCGTTCTATGCGTCGGTCGAGCAGCGCGACAATCCAGAGCTGAGAGGCAAGCCGGTCGCCGTTGGCGGGTCGGCGGCCCGTGGCGTCGTCGCGGCCGCAAGCTACGAGGCACGGGCATTCGGTGTGCGCTCCGCCCTGCCCTCGGTCACGGCAAAGCGCCGTTGTCCCGAGCTGATATTCGTGAAGCCTCGCTTCGATGTCTACCGGGCGGTCTCGGCTCAGATCCATGAGATATTCGCCGAACATACCGATCTGATCGAACCCCTCTCCCTCGACGAGGCCTATCTCGACGTCACCGAAAACAAACAAGAGATCGAGTTCGCCACCGAGATCGCGACGATCATTCGCGCCCGAATCAAGGAGGTGACCGAGCTGAACGCTTCGGCCGGGATTTCCTATTGCAAATTCCTGGCGAAGCTGGCGAGTGACCTCAACAAGCCGAACGGCCAGGCCGTCATCACGCCGAAGAACGGGCCGGCGTTTGTTGCCGAGCTCGCGGTGAAGAAATTCCACGGAGTGGGCCCGGCGACGGCCGAGAAGATGCAACGGCTGGGCATCGTCACCGGTGCCGATCTGCGTGAGAAATCACTCACCTTCCTGCGCGACAATTTCGGGAAGTCGGGAACCTGGTATTACGGGATTTCGCGCGGCATCGATGAACGCCCCGTTCAGCCGGACCGGCAGCGGAAATCGATCGGGGCGGAAGACACTTTCGCCGCTGACATCTTCGATCTTGAAGCGGCAAAGGCCGAGTTGACACCGCTTGCCGAGAAAGTCTGGCGCCACGCTACCAATAAACAGATCAGCGGACGCACTGTCACGCTGAAGGTGAAATATGCAGACTTTCAGCAGATCACCCGGAGCCGGACGATTGGACGCACTTTGCAAAGCGAACGGGAAATCGGTGAACTCGCGGGCGCGATGCTCACCGAACTGTTTCCCGTGCAGAAAGGCATTCGTTTGCTCGGTGTGACGCTGTCGACGTTGGTCGATGGCGCCGAGACTGCCGAAGACGATCAGATGAGCCTGCTATGA